The Terriglobales bacterium genome has a segment encoding these proteins:
- a CDS encoding glycosyl hydrolase family 8, whose protein sequence is MLLLCGFVAAQNQTSPNSGRPAPHVNAPVGDFPRMPGDGSGAYKTHVYRDLLAEQGHSPEETRTKIDKAFQQLFHGDGQEERLYFETGANENGPLAYITDWANNDARTEGMSYGMMIAVQLNKKREFDAIWNWAKTYMLVTDPKNPSVGYFAWSMNTDGTPRSTGAAPDGEEYFVMSLYFAAHRWGNGKGIYNYQAEADKILRGMRHHPVLTGTGPFRIHPEDPPFIPPNHPWPSPNNKAREKAGAAPPFVPPQRPRSETIGPMVDEPHFMIRFVPNVDLAFTDPSYHLPAFYELWSRWGPTEDREFWATAADVSRELFAKVTGPETGLTPERAYFDMTQMIGRDGQPVSFGYDSWRSASNWSVDYSWWHKDQRETALSDRIQKFLFGQGIDSFADRYTLDGNPRSTRHSTGMLATTTVASLAATDGQIRKAFVEKLWNTPVPSGEQRYYDGMLYLMSLMHCSGNFRIIEPQTHTP, encoded by the coding sequence ATGCTGTTGCTGTGTGGCTTCGTAGCTGCGCAGAATCAGACTTCTCCCAATTCGGGAAGACCCGCGCCGCATGTAAATGCCCCGGTCGGAGATTTTCCGCGAATGCCTGGCGATGGCAGCGGCGCTTATAAGACGCACGTCTATCGCGACCTCCTCGCGGAGCAGGGACACTCGCCCGAGGAAACTCGCACCAAGATCGACAAAGCTTTCCAGCAGCTTTTCCATGGCGACGGTCAGGAAGAGCGGCTCTATTTCGAAACGGGTGCGAACGAGAACGGACCGCTGGCCTACATCACTGACTGGGCGAACAATGACGCGCGCACTGAGGGCATGAGCTACGGCATGATGATCGCTGTCCAATTGAACAAGAAGCGCGAGTTCGATGCGATCTGGAACTGGGCCAAGACCTACATGCTCGTTACCGACCCGAAAAATCCATCCGTCGGATACTTCGCCTGGTCGATGAATACGGACGGCACTCCGCGTTCGACAGGCGCCGCACCGGATGGCGAAGAGTACTTTGTCATGTCCCTCTACTTCGCTGCGCATCGCTGGGGAAACGGCAAAGGCATCTACAACTACCAGGCCGAAGCCGACAAGATTCTGCGCGGCATGCGTCATCATCCCGTGCTCACCGGCACGGGGCCGTTCCGCATTCATCCCGAAGATCCGCCGTTCATTCCTCCGAACCATCCTTGGCCGAGCCCAAACAATAAAGCGCGTGAGAAAGCGGGAGCGGCTCCGCCCTTCGTACCACCACAAAGGCCTCGAAGTGAAACGATCGGACCTATGGTCGATGAGCCGCACTTCATGATTCGCTTCGTGCCTAACGTCGATCTCGCTTTTACTGATCCTTCGTATCATCTGCCGGCGTTCTACGAATTGTGGTCGCGTTGGGGACCAACCGAAGATCGCGAATTCTGGGCGACAGCCGCCGACGTGAGCCGCGAGCTGTTCGCCAAAGTCACCGGTCCCGAAACGGGCCTGACCCCGGAGCGCGCGTACTTCGACATGACGCAAATGATCGGGCGCGATGGCCAGCCCGTCTCCTTCGGCTACGATTCCTGGCGCAGCGCCAGCAACTGGTCGGTCGATTACTCCTGGTGGCACAAGGACCAGCGCGAAACCGCGCTCAGTGATCGCATCCAGAAGTTCCTTTTTGGACAAGGCATCGACAGCTTCGCCGACCGCTACACCCTCGACGGCAACCCGCGGTCGACGCGCCATTCCACGGGTATGCTGGCAACGACGACCGTAGCCAGCCTGGCCGCGACCGATGGCCAGATCCGTAAAGCTTTCGTTGAAAAGCTGTGGAACACGCCCGTGCCCAGCGGCGAACAACGCTACTACGATGGCATGCTCTACCTGATGAGCTTGATGCATTGCAGCGGGAATTTCAGAATTATCGAACCGCAAACACATACTCCCTAG
- the mscL gene encoding large conductance mechanosensitive channel protein MscL — protein sequence MLQGFKKFLFRGNVVDLAVAVVIGAAFGAVITALVTNIFTPLIAAIGGKPDFSNLSVTINNSKIMYGAFLNALISFVMIALAVYLFIVAPMNAWIARRNKGEAPPDPTTKKCPECLSEIPIAARRCAFCTATLSGTSAASGR from the coding sequence ATGCTGCAAGGATTCAAGAAGTTTCTCTTCCGTGGAAATGTAGTCGATCTGGCCGTTGCTGTGGTGATTGGCGCTGCGTTCGGAGCGGTGATTACGGCGTTGGTCACGAATATCTTCACACCTCTGATTGCAGCCATAGGGGGCAAGCCTGATTTCTCGAACTTGAGCGTGACCATCAACAACAGCAAGATCATGTATGGCGCATTTCTCAACGCCCTGATCTCATTCGTGATGATCGCACTTGCAGTCTATCTGTTTATCGTTGCGCCGATGAACGCCTGGATCGCGCGTCGCAACAAAGGCGAAGCTCCACCCGATCCAACGACGAAGAAGTGCCCGGAGTGCCTGAGCGAAATCCCCATTGCGGCACGACGCTGCGCGTTCTGCACGGCAACGCTGTCGGGAACATCAGCCGCCAGCGGGAGATAG
- a CDS encoding type II toxin-antitoxin system VapC family toxin, whose translation MKGYLLDTNVISELRKQKPHGAVLGWIQSLRSEEAFVSAITLGELQAGVELTRTQDARKAQEIERWLDRLAGLYEVLPMDARCFREWGRLMHKKSERLIEDAMIAATARVHDLVVATRNVRDFIDFNVQIYNPFKS comes from the coding sequence ATGAAGGGCTACTTACTCGATACCAATGTAATTTCTGAGCTGCGTAAGCAGAAGCCCCATGGAGCAGTGCTGGGGTGGATTCAAAGCTTGCGAAGCGAAGAAGCATTCGTTTCCGCCATTACGCTTGGTGAACTCCAAGCCGGCGTCGAGCTGACACGAACTCAGGATGCTCGTAAAGCTCAGGAAATAGAGCGGTGGTTGGATCGCCTTGCCGGACTCTATGAAGTTTTGCCGATGGATGCTCGATGTTTTCGCGAATGGGGACGACTGATGCACAAGAAATCCGAGCGGCTGATTGAGGATGCAATGATTGCAGCCACAGCGCGTGTTCACGATCTGGTCGTTGCGACTCGAAACGTGCGGGATTTTATCGATTTCAACGTTCAGATCTACAATCCATTCAAGTCGTGA
- a CDS encoding sodium-translocating pyrophosphatase, giving the protein MLTSHAGLMAGSAASPRHNFFNLLRRVLGAGALVCMMLILQGPMALAQAQGNLAPTSEPAGEANLKLPDLSSVDFLGMNGHALLLVGLIFCVLGLLFGLGIYMNLKNLPVHRAMREISELIYETCKTYLVTQGKFIALLWVFIAVIIGLYFGILAPIPGHPAALTLTIILAFSIIGILGSYGVAWFGIRVNTFANSRTAFAGLRGKPFPLYAIPLKAGMSIGMLLVSVELLLMLFILLFVPGDYAGPCFIGFAIGESLGAAALRIAGGIFTKIADIGSDLMKIVFKIKEDDARNPGVIADCTGDNAGDSVGPSADGFETYGVTGVALITFILLGVPNPKIQVQLLVWIFVMRIMMLITSAGSYFINNAFASGRYRNSDEMNFEAPLTSLVWITSIISIIATFIVSKLIIPDLGGDTSLWWKLSLIISCGTLAGAIIPELVKVFTSVESRHVGEVVTSSKEGGASLNILSGLVAGNFSAYWLGLTMAALMAIGYQVSTSGLGAPLPGTNVPLMLAPAVFAFGLVAFGFLGMGPVTIAVDSYGPVTDNAQSVYELSLIENIPVAEIQRENPGEVHFERAKALLEENDGAGNTFKATAKPVLIGTAVVGATTMIFSIIMALTNGLTSQLASLSLLHAPFVLGLVAGGAVIYWFTGASTQAVTTGAYRAVEFIKANIRLEGVEKASVTDSKKVVQICTQYAQKGMLNIFISVFFVTLAFSFAEPFFFIGYLISIAIFGLYQAIFMANAGGAWDNAKKIVETELKQKGTALHDATVVGDTVGDPFKDTSSVALNPIIKFTTLFGLLAVELAVRLTAERGAGLSNALAVLFFVISLFFVWKSFYGMRIGSQKA; this is encoded by the coding sequence ATGCTGACCTCGCACGCCGGTCTCATGGCTGGCTCTGCGGCCTCGCCGCGCCACAACTTCTTCAACCTGCTTCGGCGCGTACTCGGAGCAGGCGCTCTCGTTTGCATGATGCTCATCCTGCAAGGGCCAATGGCTCTCGCGCAGGCACAAGGAAATCTGGCTCCCACTTCGGAACCGGCAGGGGAAGCGAATCTCAAGCTGCCTGACCTTTCTTCCGTAGATTTCCTTGGCATGAACGGACACGCCTTGCTGCTCGTCGGACTGATCTTCTGCGTGCTGGGGCTGCTGTTCGGACTGGGAATCTACATGAACCTGAAGAACCTCCCGGTACACCGCGCCATGCGCGAGATCTCTGAACTGATCTATGAGACTTGCAAGACGTATCTGGTTACGCAGGGCAAATTCATCGCGCTGTTGTGGGTGTTTATCGCGGTTATTATCGGGCTTTACTTCGGAATCCTTGCTCCTATTCCGGGACATCCAGCTGCACTCACGCTCACGATCATTCTTGCATTCAGCATTATTGGAATCCTTGGCAGCTACGGCGTGGCCTGGTTCGGAATTCGCGTAAATACGTTTGCAAATTCCCGCACAGCGTTTGCTGGACTTCGCGGTAAGCCATTCCCCCTTTACGCTATCCCACTCAAGGCCGGCATGAGCATTGGCATGTTGCTGGTGAGCGTCGAACTGCTGCTCATGCTCTTCATCCTGCTCTTCGTGCCCGGTGACTATGCCGGTCCGTGCTTCATCGGATTCGCTATCGGTGAATCGCTCGGCGCAGCAGCTCTTCGTATTGCCGGCGGCATTTTCACCAAGATCGCAGACATCGGCTCCGATCTAATGAAGATCGTCTTCAAGATCAAGGAAGATGATGCCCGCAACCCTGGCGTGATTGCCGACTGCACCGGCGACAACGCCGGCGACTCCGTCGGCCCCAGCGCCGACGGCTTCGAGACCTACGGCGTCACGGGCGTCGCGCTAATCACGTTCATTCTCCTTGGTGTGCCGAATCCTAAGATCCAGGTTCAACTCCTGGTCTGGATTTTCGTAATGCGCATCATGATGCTGATCACCAGCGCGGGTTCCTACTTCATCAACAATGCTTTTGCCAGCGGACGATATCGCAACAGCGATGAAATGAACTTTGAGGCGCCGCTAACGTCCCTCGTCTGGATCACTTCCATCATCTCCATCATCGCCACGTTCATCGTCTCCAAGCTGATCATTCCGGATCTGGGCGGCGATACTTCGTTGTGGTGGAAGCTCTCGCTCATCATTTCCTGCGGCACGCTGGCGGGGGCGATCATTCCCGAATTGGTCAAAGTATTTACCTCCGTCGAATCTCGCCACGTCGGCGAAGTGGTTACTTCCTCCAAAGAAGGCGGGGCTTCGCTGAATATCCTTTCAGGACTCGTCGCGGGCAACTTCTCCGCATATTGGCTCGGGCTGACGATGGCTGCTCTGATGGCTATCGGCTACCAGGTGAGCACCAGCGGCCTCGGAGCACCTCTGCCCGGCACCAACGTTCCCCTTATGCTTGCACCCGCCGTCTTCGCATTCGGTCTGGTTGCATTCGGGTTCCTCGGCATGGGACCGGTCACGATCGCAGTCGATTCCTACGGACCTGTCACCGACAATGCTCAATCTGTCTATGAGCTCTCGCTGATCGAGAACATTCCTGTAGCGGAAATTCAGCGTGAAAATCCAGGCGAAGTTCACTTTGAACGCGCCAAGGCTCTGCTCGAGGAGAACGACGGCGCAGGCAATACGTTCAAAGCAACTGCAAAACCTGTGCTGATCGGTACGGCAGTTGTCGGTGCGACCACGATGATCTTCTCTATCATTATGGCTCTCACTAATGGATTGACCTCACAGCTTGCTTCCCTGTCCCTCTTGCATGCGCCTTTCGTTCTCGGACTTGTAGCTGGTGGCGCAGTCATCTACTGGTTCACAGGCGCCTCGACACAAGCTGTGACAACCGGAGCATACCGAGCAGTCGAATTCATCAAGGCCAATATTCGGCTCGAGGGCGTTGAGAAAGCTTCGGTCACTGACAGTAAGAAGGTGGTTCAGATCTGCACGCAGTACGCCCAGAAAGGCATGCTGAACATCTTCATTTCCGTGTTCTTCGTGACATTGGCATTCTCGTTCGCGGAGCCCTTCTTCTTCATTGGCTATCTGATCTCGATCGCGATATTCGGCCTCTATCAGGCAATCTTCATGGCCAACGCAGGCGGCGCCTGGGACAACGCCAAGAAGATCGTTGAGACCGAATTGAAACAGAAAGGAACCGCGCTGCACGATGCCACGGTCGTTGGCGATACGGTTGGCGATCCTTTCAAAGACACTTCCTCCGTCGCTCTGAATCCGATCATTAAGTTCACTACCCTGTTCGGATTGCTTGCGGTCGAGCTTGCCGTTAGGCTCACTGCCGAGCGCGGCGCTGGGTTGAGCAATGCGCTCGCGGTGCTCTTCTTTGTGATCTCGTTGTTTTTTGTGTGGAAGTCGTTCTACGGAATGCGGATCGGGAGTCAGAAGGCGTAA
- a CDS encoding DUF4254 domain-containing protein, which translates to MNPASIPALQDEYTAKWHSDPQAGSDSGLNALILEQHRQNFALWHEEDRARTPLAPAEQIAQTKRNIDALNQVRNDLVEAIDRELLQHLEKAGVQLSGELHSETPGMIIDRLSILSLKIFHTREQIERGDVDADHVQRNRERLEVLVEQRDDLAASLMKLWHEIQNGKRKFKLYRQLKMYNDPNLNPQIYGAKSSSCKD; encoded by the coding sequence ATGAATCCAGCTTCCATTCCGGCGCTGCAGGACGAGTACACGGCCAAGTGGCACTCCGATCCGCAGGCAGGCTCCGACAGCGGCCTGAACGCACTGATCCTCGAACAGCATCGACAAAATTTTGCGCTATGGCACGAGGAAGACCGAGCCCGCACCCCGCTTGCCCCCGCAGAGCAGATTGCACAGACGAAGCGCAACATCGACGCTCTGAATCAGGTTCGCAATGATCTAGTCGAGGCGATCGACAGGGAACTGTTGCAACACCTCGAAAAGGCTGGCGTGCAGCTTTCAGGCGAACTTCATTCCGAAACGCCGGGCATGATTATTGATCGCCTCTCGATCCTCTCGCTCAAAATCTTTCACACGCGAGAGCAGATCGAGCGCGGCGACGTTGACGCCGACCACGTCCAGCGCAACCGCGAACGGCTCGAGGTGCTGGTCGAGCAGAGAGATGATCTAGCGGCATCTCTGATGAAACTCTGGCATGAGATTCAAAACGGGAAGCGGAAGTTCAAGCTATATCGGCAGCTGAAAATGTACAACGATCCCAACCTAAACCCTCAGATCTACGGGGCGAAGTCCTCGAGTTGCAAGGATTGA